The nucleotide sequence CGCCACCGCCGAGAGCGTCGCCGCCCGCTATCTGTGCCTGCTTCAGGAGGTGACCGCCGACCCCGCGCGTCCCCTGCACACCCTGCCCGTGCTCACCCCCGCCGAACGCGAGGACGTGCTCGTCCGGCGCAACGACACCGCCCGGCCGCTGCCGCAGGCCTCGCTGCCGGAGATGTTCGAGGCACAGGTGGCGCGCACTCCGCACGCCGTGGCCGTCGTCTCGGACGGTAAGGACGGCACGGACGGCACGGACGGCACGGAGTTGACGTACGACGAGCTGAACCGCCGCGCCGACCGGCTCGCCCGGCACCTGATCGCACTCGGGGCCGGAGCGGAGACCGTCGTCGCCGTGGTGCTGCCGCGCCGCCCGGAGGTGGTCGTGGCGCTGCTCGCGGTCCTGAAGACCGGGGCGGCCTATCTGCCGGTCGACCCGGCCAACCCGCAGGCGCGGATCGACGCGCTGGTCGCCGACGCGGGCGCCGGGATCGTCCTCGACGAGGACGCGCTCGTGCTCACCGAGGACGCGCTCGCCGCGGCCCCGGACACCCGCGCGGACGGCGCCCCGGGCGTCAGGGTCCACCCGCGGCAGGCCGCCTACCTGATCTACACCTCCGGCTCGACCGGCCGCCCGAAGGGAGTGGTCGTCGACCACGGGTCGCTCGCCGCCTATCTCAACGAGGCCGCGGCGATGTACCCGGCCGCGTCCGGCGAGTCCCTGGTGCACACCTCCCTCGCCTTCGACATGCCGGTGACCACACTGTTCACTCCGCTGGTCACCGGCGGCCGGGTGCGGTTCGCGGGACTGGACGAGGACACGCCGACCCCTGCCCTGCTCAAGGTCACCCCGAGCCATCTGCGGCTGCTGGAGTCGCTGCCCGACCGCGTCAGCGACGCCCGCAACCTGGTCATCGGCGGCGAGGCACTCGACGGCACCGCCCTGCGGGCGTGGCGCGACCGGCACCCCCAGGCCGTGGTGATCAACGAGTACGGTCCCACGGAGGCGACCGTCGGCTGTGTCGTCCACCGGCTCGAACCGCACGACGGCCTGGGCGCGGGGCCGGTGCCCATCGGCCGCCCCATCGGCAACGCACGCGTGTACGTGCTCGACGAGCACCTCCAGCCCGTCCCCGACGGCGTGTGGGGCGAGCTGTACCTCGCCGGCGCCGGACTCGCCCGCGGCTACGCCGGGCGGCCCGGCCAGAGTGCCGAGCGGTTCGTCGCCGACCCGTACGGTCCGCCCGGCGCCCGGATGTACCGGGTGGGCGACCGGGCCCGCTGGAACCGCGCCGGGGTGCTGGAGTACGCCGGACGCGTCGACGACCAGGTCAAGATCCGGGGTTACCGGATCGAGCCCGGCGAGATCGAGGCCGCGCTGACCGCGCTCGACGGGGTCGCACGCGCCGCCGTGATCGCCCGCGAGGACCGTCCGGGGGACCAGCGGCTGGTCGCCTACCTCGTGCCCGAGGCCGAGCCACTCGACGCCGACGACCTGCGGGCCCGGCTGGCCGCGACACTGCCCGCGTACCTGGTGCCGTCCGCGTTCGTCGAGGTCGACGCGATCCCGCTGAACGCCAACGGCAAGCTCGACCGCAGAGCGCTGCCCGCCCCGCCGGACACCGCCGCGGGCACCGGCCGGGCGCCCCGCACCCCACGCGAGGCACAGCTGTGCGCACTGTTCGCCGAGGTCCTGGGCGTGCCCGAGGTCTCCGCCGACGAAGACTTCTTCGCCCTCGGCGGCCACTCCCTCCTCGGCACGCGGCTCATCGCCCGGGTCCGAGCCGAACTGGGCGCCCGCGTGTCGGTGCGGACCCTGTTCGAGGCCTCTACGCCGGCCGCGTTCGCCGAACGACTGGACACCGCTCCCACCGACGGCGGCGACACGGACGCCCTGGCCCCACTGCTGCCGCTGCGCAACACCTCGGCCTCCGGCACCCCGCTGTTCTGCCTGCACCACGTGGACGGCATCGGCTGGTGCTACGCGGTCCTCGGCCCGCACCTCGACGAGGACACGCCCCTGTACGCCGTCCAGGCCGCCGGACTCGACGGCTGCGACGAACTGCCCGGCAGCATCGGCGAGATGGCCCAGCGGTACGTCGAACTCATCCGCGCCGCCTGGCCGTCAGGGCCGTACCGGCTGCTCGGCTGCTCCATGGGCGGACTGCTCGCCCACGAGGTCGCCGTACAACTGCGGGAGGCCGGGCAGACGGTCGAGGCGGTGATCCTTCTCGACACCCACCTCCCGCACGTCGATCACGAGGGGGCCGAGCCGACCGAGCAGGAGCTGCGGGACCACGTGCCGATCCCGGAGGACGGACCGGTGCTGCTCACGCAGGAGCTGCGGGCGGACCTGGTGCGGGTCGGCGCCCACATCCGGCGGCTCACGCTCCGGCACGTGCCCCGCGTCTTCGACGGCGACGTCGTGCTCTTCCACGCCCTCCGCCCCAGCGCGCCCGGCGAGCCCCTGCTCGACCCCGCCGACTGGCGGCCCCACGTCACCGGACGGATCGACGTCCACGACGTCGACGTCGCCCACCTCGACCTCCTGCTCGGCCGGTCCGCCGAATCCATCGGCCGGACCGTGGCCGCACTCCTGCGCACCGACAACGACCGGAAAGGCAACTGATCCGCCATGAGCAACCCCTTCGAGAACCCCGACGGCACCTACCGGGTCCTGGCCAACGACGAGGGCCAGCACTCCCTGTGGCCCGACTTCGCCGACGTACCCGCCGGCTGGACGACCGTCTTCGGCCCGGACGCCCGCACCGCCTGCCTGGAGTACGTCGAGCGCGAGTGGACCGACCTGCGCCCCAAGAGCCTCGTCGACGCCATGGACGCCTGACCGACCCCACGAAGCCACGCGACGCACGGAACGGAAGTGAACACGACGTGATTGGCGTCGAATCGACGACGGCACCGGCGGAGCCCACGTGGACCGCCGGCCCGGCGGCCGGGAACGGGACGGTGCGCCTCGGCGCCCCCGAACTGGACGCACTGGCCCAGGTGACGAGCGGCCTGCTGGACCGGGCGGGGGAGCGGGTCGACGACCCGGCCTGGGTGGGCCACGCCCGCCGTGCCTGGGAAGACAGTCCCACCGAAGTGCGGCGCACCGTACGGGAGTTCCGCAGGAACTCCGGCCCGGACGGCGCCCTTGTCCTGAGGCGGCTGCCCATCGGCGCATCCGACCTGCCGCCGACCCCCATGGTGAGGGGCTCGGTACAGCGCGTCCCGTCACTGCCCGCGGCGACCCTGCTGCTGTTCGCGGCTGGGCTCGGCGATCCGGCGGCGTTCGCGGCGGAGAAGTCCGGGGCCCTGGTCCAGGACGTGGTGCCGGTGCCCGGTCAGGAGGAGGTCCAGGGCAACGTCGGCTCGGTCGAGCTCACCTTCCACACCGAGAACGCCTTTCACCCCCATCGACCCGACTACGTCATGCTGCTGTGCCTGAGGGCCGACCATGAGGGCCTCGCCGAACTGCGTACCAGCTGCGTACGCCGCGTCCTGCCCCTGTTGACGCCCCGCACCCGGGCGGCGCTCGGCAGGCCCGAGTACGTCACCGAGGCCCCGCCGTCCTTCGGCCCCGCAGGCGAGGGTACGGCGCACGCCGTGCTCACCGGCGACCCGGACGACCCCGACTGGTGCATCGACGAGGCGGCCACCAGGGGCGTGACCCCCGAGGCCCGGGCGGCCCTCGCCGAACTCTCCGAGGTGACCCACCGGACGTACACCGCAGTGCGCCTGCGCCCCGGCGACCTCACCGTCGTCGACAACCGCGTCACCCTGCACGGCCGTTCGGCGTTCACCCCGCGCTACGACGGCCAAGACCGCTGGCTCCAGCGGACGTTCGCGTTCAGCGATCTCCGTCGCTCGCGCGACCACCGCCCTGGTGACGGAACGGTCCTGGTCAAGTGACCTCGTTCCGCGAGGCGTTACGACACGGATGAACCGATGAATCGATGAAAGGTACGTGCTGACATGGCCGAGACCGACCGGACACCCGTCACGGTGTTCGAACGTCACGAGTCGAACGTACGCAGCTATTGCCGCGACTTCCCGGTGGTGTTCGAACGAGCCGCCGGGCACCACCTGTGGGACAGCACCGGGCGCCGTTACGTCGACCTGCTGTGCGGGGCGGGATCGCTCAACTACGGCCACAACCCGCCCGCGATCGTCGAACGGGTGATGGCCTACCTCGCGACCGGCGGGCCGGTGCAGTCGCTGGACCTGCACACGGCGGCCAAGGCCGACTTCCTGGAACGCCTCATCGGCCTCGTCCTTGAGCCCCGCGGGCTCGGCGACTTCGTGGTGCAGTTCCCCGGACCGGCAGGCACGCTCGCGGTGGAGGCCGCCCTGAAGCTGGCCCGCAAGGTCACCGGGCGCACCGAGGTGATCGCCTTCACCGCAGGTTTCCACGGCGCGTCCCTGGGAGCACTGGCCGCCACGACCTCCCCGCTGCTGCGCGGCGGAGCGGGGGTGGCCCTGACAGACGTCACGATCCTCCCCTACGGCGACGCGGCCCACCCGGACGGGACCGACCCCGTCACCGCCCTGGAACAAGCCCTCGGCCCGGACGCGCGGACGGCACCGCCCGCGGCGATCCTGCTGGAGACCGTCCAGGGCGAGGGCGGACTGCACACGGCGCCCCGTACCTGGCTCGCCCGGATCCGTGAACTCGCCGACTCAGTAGGCGCGTTGGTGATCGTGGACGACATCCAGGCGGGCTGCGGACGCACCGGGACCTTCTTCAGCTTCGAGGACGCCCCCGAACTCCGCCCCGACCTGGTGTGCCTGTCGAAGTCGCTCAGCGGCATGGGGCTGCCGATGGCGGCCCTGCTGATCCGGCGCGAAATCGACCAGTGGTCGCCCGGCGAGCACAACGGCACCTTCCGCGGGCACAACCTCGCCTTCGTGGCGGGCTCAGCCGCCCTGGACCACTGGACCGACCCCCACTTCACCGACCACACCGCGGAACTGGCCGCCGCCATCCGCACCAGCCTCACGAGCATCACCGACGCCCTTCCGGCGGGCGTCGCCGAAGTCGTCGGCAAGGGCGCGATGAGCGGACTTGGATTCACCCGCGCCGAGACCGCCGAAGGGGTGCGGCGGGCCCTGTTCCACGCGGGTGTCGTAGCCGAGACATCCGGCCAGGGACACGTACTGAAGCTGCTGCCACCGCTCACGATGTCACTCACGGACTGGAAGGAGGTGGCGGACACCATCGGCGACACGGCTCTCACCACGGTAGCCGGCGCACGCGCACCTGCCTCACGGTCTTCTACGGCGGCCTGATCGACGGCCCGGGCAGAGACCGTGAACATGCTCCGCGGCCCGGACCGAGTCCCACGGGCTCGGGCCTCCGGGGCCCCGAACCGGTACCCCTGCCGGCCCGGCGACTCCTCTCATCGGGAAGAGGGCCACGTCCCCGACGTGCCGGTGCGGCACGTCGGGGAAGGCATACGCCGCTGGGGTTCCGAGGCAGGTCCGTGTCAGCGGACCAGGACCGCGTTCAACGGGATGCCGTGACGTCTGCGGCACCATCATCGGCGGCGGTGAGGCTCCCGCAGCGGGTTCATGCCGTCCAGCCTGTGCGATCGCGACGCATGGTTCCAGCAGGTCGCCGGGGCGAGTGCCGCGCGCAGCCGATCCGTCCCCGGGACGGTGGGGAGGGCGAGGGGAGCGCGGACGCCTTTGGGTTGCCGGCATCTCGTTCTGGCCGGCTTCCGGCGTCGACCCCGCGGAGTGCGCGCACCGAGCCGGGCAGAGGGAAACCCGGTTCGGCCGGAGCATTCCCCTGCTGCTTCTGTCTGCTGGTTGCCGAGCCGAACGGGGCCAATGCGGAAGACTGCGCGGCGCCGAGTTGGCCTGCGCATCTCACCCCACCGCGTCGGAGCCCCGGTTGCTTCCAGGACCGGCATCGGCACTCATCAGCCCAGGGCGGCGCGACGAGGCTGACGGCATGTTCCAACGGGTCGTCGAAGTGATAGCCCGGTCAAGCAGCCGTCGGTGCGCGACGACCTCCCGCGAATTCCTCCCGAGGCCGACGGGCCGGAGGTCGCCTCACGCGTCGGTGTGCTCGGCGCCGGAGGCGGGCCGGCCGACGAGGAGCGGCCAGGTGAGTGCGGCCATCTCGGCCGGTGTGCGGGGGCGATCACGCTGGAGCCAGTCGGTGGCCACACCGAGGAGCGCGCCGGCGGTGAACGCGGCGGGTACGTCGTGCGGGATGTCCGCCGACACGACACTGTCCGGCGCGGCACCGGAGTTCACACGTACGGCGACGTGGACGGTGGTGGAGACGCGGCTGCGGATGTGATCGATGACGCGGGCGCTGCCCTGGGGTCCCAGCAGGCTGCGGTAGAGGCCCGCGTGGTCGGCGAGGTTCTCGAAGAACGCCACGAGTGAACTGGCGGGGTCCGCGTCCGACTCGGCCGAGGTGGAGTCGAGGGCGGGGACGGACTCGATCAGGGTGTCGATCGTCGAGGTACAGGCGGCTTCGGCCAGTTCATGCACGTCCCGGTAGTGGTCGTAGAACGTCGTGCGGTTCACCCCGGCCCGTTCGGCCACGTCCGCGACGCTGATCTGCCCCAGCTCCTGTTCCTCGACGAGCTGGATCAACGCGCCCTGCAGGGCGGCGTGCGTGCGGCGCACGCGTCGGTCACCCACAGGGGTGCTCTGTCTTGTCGTGGCCATGACCCCATCCTATCTAGCCGACAGATGTTGGTTTCCCGACGAGTGTCGGCTAACGTGCTTCTCGGGAGTGCTTCAGCCGACCCA is from Streptomyces sp. NBC_01314 and encodes:
- a CDS encoding diaminobutyrate--2-oxoglutarate transaminase; the protein is MAETDRTPVTVFERHESNVRSYCRDFPVVFERAAGHHLWDSTGRRYVDLLCGAGSLNYGHNPPAIVERVMAYLATGGPVQSLDLHTAAKADFLERLIGLVLEPRGLGDFVVQFPGPAGTLAVEAALKLARKVTGRTEVIAFTAGFHGASLGALAATTSPLLRGGAGVALTDVTILPYGDAAHPDGTDPVTALEQALGPDARTAPPAAILLETVQGEGGLHTAPRTWLARIRELADSVGALVIVDDIQAGCGRTGTFFSFEDAPELRPDLVCLSKSLSGMGLPMAALLIRREIDQWSPGEHNGTFRGHNLAFVAGSAALDHWTDPHFTDHTAELAAAIRTSLTSITDALPAGVAEVVGKGAMSGLGFTRAETAEGVRRALFHAGVVAETSGQGHVLKLLPPLTMSLTDWKEVADTIGDTALTTVAGARAPASRSSTAA
- a CDS encoding TetR/AcrR family transcriptional regulator; protein product: MATTRQSTPVGDRRVRRTHAALQGALIQLVEEQELGQISVADVAERAGVNRTTFYDHYRDVHELAEAACTSTIDTLIESVPALDSTSAESDADPASSLVAFFENLADHAGLYRSLLGPQGSARVIDHIRSRVSTTVHVAVRVNSGAAPDSVVSADIPHDVPAAFTAGALLGVATDWLQRDRPRTPAEMAALTWPLLVGRPASGAEHTDA
- a CDS encoding MbtH family protein codes for the protein MSNPFENPDGTYRVLANDEGQHSLWPDFADVPAGWTTVFGPDARTACLEYVEREWTDLRPKSLVDAMDA
- a CDS encoding TauD/TfdA family dioxygenase, translated to MRLGAPELDALAQVTSGLLDRAGERVDDPAWVGHARRAWEDSPTEVRRTVREFRRNSGPDGALVLRRLPIGASDLPPTPMVRGSVQRVPSLPAATLLLFAAGLGDPAAFAAEKSGALVQDVVPVPGQEEVQGNVGSVELTFHTENAFHPHRPDYVMLLCLRADHEGLAELRTSCVRRVLPLLTPRTRAALGRPEYVTEAPPSFGPAGEGTAHAVLTGDPDDPDWCIDEAATRGVTPEARAALAELSEVTHRTYTAVRLRPGDLTVVDNRVTLHGRSAFTPRYDGQDRWLQRTFAFSDLRRSRDHRPGDGTVLVK